The following proteins are co-located in the Podarcis raffonei isolate rPodRaf1 chromosome 5, rPodRaf1.pri, whole genome shotgun sequence genome:
- the LOC128414539 gene encoding G-protein coupled receptor 35-like, producing MANCSEIKMDKNIVTFEYVLYSPVTLFGVIFNTVALWVFCLKLGKWTETRVYMISLVLADYTLLLTLPFIMYFHYHEWPIDTFCFVVFGINCMNMPMSMAVIMLIAIDRYIAIKHPLKAKVIRSPRKAAVFCLFVGLCCLVYTITRIRSFKIKEGYVCFYSHFGQNVPHALIKPIVFFFIPLVILLFCSIQVIRCLRKKHNAGPHEEKLTQKAIWVVSINLATFIICFLPFHLSFLLSYVLKAVRGSECELQNVMHITSCIANLNCCLDALCYYMVTKEFQEAAALLPPFNAMQSGSNLTQDLQMQSKAPEMAPLQS from the coding sequence ATGGCAAACTGCAGTGAAATCAAGATGGATAAGAACATAGTCACTTTTGAATATGTTCTCTACAGCCCAGTCACTCTCTTCGGAGTCATATTTAATACAGTTGCCTTGTGGGTGTTCTGCTTGAAACTGGGCAAATGGACAGAGACCAGAGTTTACATGATCAGCTTAGTCCTGGCAGACTACACACTGCTCCTTACCTTACCATTCATAATGTACTTTCACTACCATGAATGGCCCATTGATACTTTTTGCTTTGTCGTATTCGGAATCAATTGCATGAACATGCCAATGAGCATGGCCGTCATCATGCTAATAGCGATAGACCGGTACATTGCAATCAAACATCCTCTGAAAGCCAAAGTAATCAGGTCTCCACGGAAGGCAGCTGTTTTCTGCTTATTTGTCGGGCTCTGCTGTTTAGTTTATACAATCACACGCATTCGGTCATTCAAAATTAAAGAAggatatgtttgtttttattcacACTTTGGTCAAAATGTGCCTCATGCCCTGATCAAAcctattgttttctttttcatacCACTGGTTATATTGTTGTTTTGTTCCATACAAGTCATCCGATGCCTCAGGAAGAAACATAATGCTGGTCCtcatgaagaaaagttaacccaGAAAGCCATCTGGGTGGTCTCAATCAACCTGGCCACCTTCATTATATGCTTCCTGCCTTTCCACTTAAGCTTTCTGCTTAGTTATGTCCTGAAGGCCGTCAGAGGATCGGAATGCGAGTTGCAGAATGTCATGCATATAACTTCATGCATAGCCAATCTGAATTGCTGCTTAGATGCCTTGTGCTATTATATGGTTACTAAGGAATTCCAGGAAGCTGCAGCTCTCTTGCCTCCCTTCAACGCAATGCAATCCGGGTCCAACTTAACTCAAGATTTACAGATGCAAAGTAAAGCACCTGAAATGGCACCATTACAAAGTTAA